A section of the Equus caballus isolate H_3958 breed thoroughbred chromosome 21, TB-T2T, whole genome shotgun sequence genome encodes:
- the IL7R gene encoding interleukin-7 receptor subunit alpha precursor (The RefSeq protein has 2 substitutions compared to this genomic sequence) has product MTILGTTFGMVFYLLQVVSGESGYAQNGDFEDAELDDYSFSCYSQLEVDGPQHLLSCAFEDPDVNSTNLEFEICEGLLEVKCLNFSKLQETYFIKTKKFLLIGDSTICVKLGGKHITCQKLNIVKRVKPEAPFDVKVIYREEANEFVVTFNTSHLQKKYVKDLLHEVVYRLEKNENDWMHVNISSTKLTLLQRKLQPNAMYEIKVRSIPNTNYFEGFWSEWSPSSHFRTPENNSGKMDPVLLIISIVSFFSVALMVILACVLWKKRIKPIVWPSLPDHKKTLEQLCKKPKKNLNVSFNPESFLDCQIHKVDGIQARDEAEAFLQDTFPPQLDDSEKQRLGGGVQGLNWPSQHAVITPKTFGGESPLRCLSGSVTVCDVPVIPSSRPPDCREGGKNGPHVYQGLLLGAGTTNSTLPHLFPFQSGILTLNPAVQGQPLFTSLGSSQEEAYVTMSSFYQNQ; this is encoded by the exons atgACAATTCTAGGTACAGCTCTTGGTATGGTTTTCTATTTACTTCAAGTCGTTTCTGGAGAAAGTGGCTATGCACAGAATG GAGACTTTGAAGATGCAGAACTCGACGACTACTCTTTCTCGTGCTACAGCCAGTTGGAAGTGGATGGACCCCAGCACTTGCTGAGCTGTGCTTTTGAGGACCCAGATGTCAACAGCACCAATCTGGAATTTGAAATATG TGAGGGCCTTTTGGAGGTAAAGTGCCTGAATTTTAGTAAATTGCAAGAGACGTATTTCATCAAGACAAAGAAATTCTTACTGATTGGAGACAGCACAATCTGTGTGAAGCTCGGAGGAAAGCACATAACTTGCCAAAAACTGAACATAGTCAAGAGAG ttaaACCTGAGGCCCCTTTTGACGTAAAAGTCATCTATCGTGAGGAAGCAAATGAGTTTGTGGTGACATTTAATACATCGCACTTGCAAAAGAAGTATGTGAAGGATTTATTGCATGAAGTGGTCTACCgcctggaaaaaaatgaaaatgattggATG CACGTGAATATATCCAGTACAAAGCTGACACTCCTACAGAGAAAGCTACAACCTAATGCAATGTATGAGATTAAAGTGCGATCCATCCCTAATACCAACTACTTTGAAGGCTTTTGGAGTGAATGGAGTCCAAGTTCCCACTTCAGAACTCCAGAGAACAACAGCG GGAAGATGGATCCTGTTTTACTAATTATCAGCATTGTGAGTTTCTTCTCTGTGGCTCTGATGGTCATTTTGGCTTGTGTGTTATGGAAAAAAAG AATTAAGCCTATTGTATGGCCTAGTCTCCCTGACCATAAGAAGACTCTGGAACAACTGTGCAAGAAACCAAAAAAG AATTTGAATGTGAGTTTCAATCCTGAAAGTTTCCTGGACTGTCAGATTCATAAGGTGGATGGCATTCAAGCTAGAGATGAAGCAGAAGCCTTCCTGCAAGATACTTTTCCTCCACAACTAGATGATTCAGAGAAGCAGAGGCTTGGAGGGGGTGTGCAGGGCCTCAACTGGCCATCCCAGCATGCAGTCATTACCCCAAAAACTTTCGGAGGAGAGTCACCCCTCAGATGTCTGTCTGGGAGTGTCACTGTATGTGATGTCCCTGTaatcccctcctccaggcccccagACTGCAGAGAAGGAGGCAAGAATGGGCCTCATGTGTACCAGGGCCTGCTGCTTGGTGCTGGAACTACAAACAGCACCCTGCcccatttgtttcctttccaatCGGGAATCCTGACATTGAACCCTGCGGTTCAGGGACAGCCTCTCTTCACTTCCCTGGGATCCAGTCAAGAAGAAGCATATGTCACCATGTCCAGCTTCTACCAAAACCAGTGA
- the IL7R gene encoding interleukin-7 receptor subunit alpha isoform X1: protein MTILGTALGMVFYLLQVVSGESGYAQNGDFEDAELDDYSFSCYSQLEVDGPQHLLSCAFEDPDVNSTNLEFEICEGLLEVKCLNFSKLQETYFIKTKKFLLIGDSTICVKLGGKHITCQKLNIVKRVKPEAPFDVKVIYREEANEFVVTFNTSHLQKKYVKDLLHEVVYRLEKNENDWMHVNISSTKLTLLQRKLQPNAMYEIKVRSIPNTNYFEGFWSEWSPSSHFRTPENNSELSLLYGLVSLTIRRLWNNCARNQKR, encoded by the exons atgACAATTCTAGGTACAGCTCTTGGTATGGTTTTCTATTTACTTCAAGTCGTTTCTGGAGAAAGTGGCTATGCACAGAATG GAGACTTTGAAGATGCAGAACTCGACGACTACTCTTTCTCGTGCTACAGCCAGTTGGAAGTGGATGGACCCCAGCACTTGCTGAGCTGTGCTTTTGAGGACCCAGATGTCAACAGCACCAATCTGGAATTTGAAATATG TGAGGGCCTTTTGGAGGTAAAGTGCCTGAATTTTAGTAAATTGCAAGAGACGTATTTCATCAAGACAAAGAAATTCTTACTGATTGGAGACAGCACAATCTGTGTGAAGCTCGGAGGAAAGCACATAACTTGCCAAAAACTGAACATAGTCAAGAGAG ttaaACCTGAGGCCCCTTTTGACGTAAAAGTCATCTATCGTGAGGAAGCAAATGAGTTTGTGGTGACATTTAATACATCGCACTTGCAAAAGAAGTATGTGAAGGATTTATTGCATGAAGTGGTCTACCgcctggaaaaaaatgaaaatgattggATG CACGTGAATATATCCAGTACAAAGCTGACACTCCTACAGAGAAAGCTACAACCTAATGCAATGTATGAGATTAAAGTGCGATCCATCCCTAATACCAACTACTTTGAAGGCTTTTGGAGTGAATGGAGTCCAAGTTCCCACTTCAGAACTCCAGAGAACAACAGCG AATTAAGCCTATTGTATGGCCTAGTCTCCCTGACCATAAGAAGACTCTGGAACAACTGTGCAAGAAACCAAAAAAGGTGA